The Benincasa hispida cultivar B227 chromosome 9, ASM972705v1, whole genome shotgun sequence genome has a segment encoding these proteins:
- the LOC120085446 gene encoding uncharacterized protein LOC120085446 has translation MGQIVKRKKKGRPSKADLARRSGGGLTSSESEPRRSLRRRNVRYNIDYDDFLEEDDDDEEEDERRREKKLKLVVKLNQGRDGTHLSPVDGLSRSEARDAHALEYGSSASEGEEDEPERKPLKKRRIIGEEEDEDDDYDDQIRGDENEDDDIDEERGRKVGSKGSDSVPGTPSDRSSGIPLPDKKTLELILDKLQKKDTYGVYAEPVDPEELPDYHDVIDHPMDFATVRNKLANGSYSTLEQFESDVFLICSNAMQYNSPETIYHKQARSIQELAKKKFERVRNEVERSEKELKLEQSTKSNSYIKKQPPKKPFFRTLQEPIGSDFSSGATLAATGDVQNSSNPIQGVGYEVPSNMDGQVEGSSSFFDATNQDKAEELFSGKGLLGKLGRKTSVLDDNRRATYNISNSPAPRSESIFSTFEDEIRQLVAVGLHAEYSYARSLARFAATLGPIAWKVASQRIEQAVPVGCKFGRGWVGEYEPLPTPVLMFENHNKKEPDFNRNLHSTSELRKDGKPSDTPLPKKEHSLSAPRTEVNGLARGSTLDGKSSFFKSTPNPGPPQQNQQTKDFTEVEKIKKQVELNSLPSPKQNKVDLGVEKQANSNVTRSRDMTSVNLNLVQSVPYKLPGVNGGVVTGGLPNGKFPSNCLNSPRAALSSSSLPSQTAPVATSHGQDLGPSKPVQLMRMMSERAPKQENLSNQSSSDSLPTLSSAPSATRDDSNNAAAVASRAWMSIGAGGFKQVRDNSAPKGQISADSLYNPAREFHPQMTRAWGEFRAGGNQLQSEKSNFPMQAFVSQATLVPNEQQLQNRSMIYPQLVQADMSKFQLQSTWRTLSPHNQPRKKQEMLPPDLNIGFQSPGSPVKQSSSVLVDSQQPDLALQL, from the exons ATGGGTCAGATcgtgaagaggaagaagaaaggtagACCATCGAAGGCAGATCTGGCACGGCGGTCCGGTGGAGGACTGACATCGTCGGAATCAGAACCGCGGCGGAGTCTCCGTCGCCGGAATGTGAGGTATAACATCGATTACGACGACTTTCTTGAAGAAGACGATGACgatgaggaagaagacgagaggAGGAGAGAGAAGAAGCTTAAGCTTGTTGTGAAGCTGAACCAAGGAAGAGATGGAACGCATCTATCTCCAGTGGACGGACTTTCTAGGTCAGAGGCGCGTGATGCACACGCGCTTGAGTATGGTTCGTCGGCGTCGGAAGGTGAAGAAGATGAACCAGAGAGGAAGCCATTGAAGAAGAGGAGGATTATtggtgaagaagaggatgaagaTGATGACTACGATGATCAAATTCgtggagatgaaaatgaagacGATGACATTGATGAG GAAAGGGGAAGGAAGGTGGGCTCAAAAGGGTCCGACTCTGTTCCAG GGACTCCCTCAGATCGATCATCCGGGATACCATTACCTGATAAGAAGACATTGGAGTTGATCCTTGACAAACTTCAGAA GAAGGATACTTATGGTGTCTACGCTGAACCAGTTGATCCTGAAGAG CTTCCTGACTATCACGATGTCATTGATCATCCTATGGACTTTGCTACCGTGAGGAATAAGTTGGCCAACGGATCATATTCAACTTTGGAACAATTTGAG AGTGATGTTTTCCTGATATGCTCAAATGCGATGCAATACAATTCACCAGAAACCATTTACCACAAACAG GCACGTTCCATTCAAGAGCTAGCCAAGAAGAAATTCGAGAGAGTAAGAAATGAAGTTGAACGCTCTGAGAAAGAGTTGAAGTTGGAGCAGAGTACGAAATCCAATTCTTACATCAAGAAGCAACCACCAAAGAAACCCTTTTTCAGGACTTTGCAGGAACCCATTGGATCTGATTTTTCCTCAGGTGCAACCCTTGCTGCCACGGGAGATGTACAGAAcagttccaatccaatccaaggtGTCGGCTACGAGGTACCTAGCAATATGGACGGGCAAGTAGAGGGTAGTTCCTCCTTCTTTGATGCTACTAATCAGGACAAGGCTGAAGAGCTCTTCTCAG GAAAGGGTCTTCTAGGTAAATTGGGGAGAAAGACATCTGTGCTTGATGACAACCGGCGTGCAACTTACAACATTTCTAATTCACCAGCGCCAAGATCAGAGTCAATATTTTCAACCTTCGAGGATGAAATAAGACAGCTTGTTGCG GTGGGGCTTCATGCGGAGTATTCCTATGCTAGGAGTCTCGCTCGATTTGCTGCAACACTCGGTCCTATTGCGTGGAAAGTTGCCTCCCAGAGGATTGAGCAGGCTGTACCTGTTGGATGTAAATTCGGCCGTGGTTGGGTGGGAGAATATGAGCCACTTCCAACCCCTGTATTAATGTTTGAGAACCACAACAAGAAGGAGCCTGATTTCAATCGTAACTTGCATTCTACCAGCGAATTAAGAAAGGATGGAAAGCCTTCAGATACTCCTTTGCCTAAGAAGGAACATTCTCTTAGTGCACCAAGAACAGAAGTGAATGGTCTTGCTAGAGGATCCACCTTAGATGGGAAGTCATCTTTCTTTAAGTCCACCCCAAATCCCGGTCCTCCTCAGCAAAACCAGCAGACCAAGGATTTTACTGAGGTAGAGAAGATCAAAAAGCAAGTTGAGTTAAATTCCTTGCCCtcaccaaaacaaaataaagttGATCTTGGTGTGGAGAAGCAAGCCAATTCAAACGTGACCAGGTCTAGAGATATGACATCGGTAAACTTAAATCTTGTTCAATCCGTGCCTTATAAACTGCCTGGTGTTAATGGTGGCGTTGTAACTGGGGGATTGCCTAATGGAAAATTCCCGAGCAATTGTTTGAATAGTCCACGGGCTGCTTTATCATCTTCTAGCTTGCCTTCTCAAACGGCCCCAGTGGCAACTTCTCATGGACAGGACCTGGGTCCCAGTAAGCCAGTACAATTGATGAGAATGATGTCTGAAAGAGCCCCAAAACAAGAGAACTTATCCAATCAATCTTCATCTGATTCTCTGCCAACTTTGTCATCAGCTCCTTCCGCAACGAGAGACGATTCTAATAATGCTGCAGCAGTAGCTTCTCGTGCATGGATGTCCATTGGGGCTGGAGGGTTTAAACAAGTCAGAGATAATTCTGCACCTAAAGGTCAAATCTCTGCAGATTCATTATATAATCCAGCTCGGGAATTTCATCCGCAAATGACACGAGCATGGGGGGAGTTTCGTGCTGGAGGCAATCAGCTCCAATCTGAGAAGAGCAATTTCCCTATGCAGGCATTTGTTTCACAAGCCACTCTTGTACCAAATGAACAACAGCTGCAAAACCGGTCCATGATTTACCCTCAGCTAGTCCAGGCTGACATGTCTAAGTTCCAGTTGCAGTCGACTTGGCGAACTCTCAGCCCACATAACCAACCAAGGAAGAAACAGGAAATGCTTCCTCCCGACTTGAATATCGGTTTTCAGTCTCCTGGGTCTCCCGTGAAACAATCCTCTAGTGTTTTGGTTGACTCCCAGCAGCCAGACCTAGCCTTGCAACTTTAA